The sequence below is a genomic window from Nitrobacter winogradskyi Nb-255.
CTGCCGGGTCCGGCGGCATGAGCGATCCGATCAAGGTCGATGTCCGGCAACTGCCGCATGCCGAGGGCCTTCCGCTGCCGTCCTACCAAAGCACCCAGGCGGCCGGTCTTGACCTCATCGCCGCGATTGGCGAACAGGCGCCGCTGGTTCTCGCGGCAGGCCGGCGGGCCATGGTGCCGACCGGGCTCGTCATCGCGCTGCCCGATGGATACGAGGCGCAGGTGCGGCCGCGCTCCGGCCTCGCCGCACGGCATGGCGTGACCGTGCTGAATTCGCCCGGCACCGTGGATGCCGACTATCGCGGCGAGATCAACGTGCTTCTTGTGAACCTCGGCAGCGAGGCCTTCACGATCCGCCGCGGCGAGCGTATCGCGCAGATGATCGTCGCGCCGGTGACTCGCGTGGAACTGGTGCGCGCGGCGGCGCTGCCGGCGACGCCACGCGGCAGCGGCGGATTCGGCTCGACCGGGCGTTAGAGCCTTTTCGTTTCCGATTGAATCGGAAGCGGAGCTTCAGACCGGCCGTGACGCGTTTTCGTCACACGAACAGATCACCCGCTCCGGTCGCGCAAAAACCGATTCAATTTTACAACAATCGTTTCGTAAATGTCGCGGCTACGCATTTTTCCGCCGCCCGATTCCCGTTCACGGTCTGGACTCTAGCCCCTCGAATCCGCTTAAGCATAATGGTGGTCGATTCGTGAACGGCGAACGGGTTGCCGATCGAATATCATCGCGCGGTTTTGGGGCAAAGATGTCAGGCGTAATCGGGGTGATGCGTCGGACCTTGCTGTCATGCACCTCGCTGGTGCCGGGCGGCATCGCGGGCGCCGGCGCGGTCAGCCTCATCGACACCTCACCTGCCTGGGCCGCAGAACCGGCGCTGAACGAGCGGCTGATCCAGGCCTTCATGAATCTCAGCCGACAGGATCTGACGGCGCTGGCGATGGCGCTTGGCGTGCTGAGCTTCTCGGTGGTCGCCGCTATCCTGCTGATGCGCACGCGCATCCGCGCCGCCGCAAATGAGCAGCGTTTGCGCAGCGAGCTCCGCGAACTTCAATCGGAGGCCGACCGTTTTCGCGCGCTGCTGTTCGTGGAACCGCAGATTCTGATTTCGTGGGGCGCGGGCGAGGAACGGCCCCAGATCAGCGGCGATATCGCGCTGCTGTTGCCGCAGGATGCAAAACAGCCCTTGCGGATTCTGGCGTTCGGAACCTGGCTGCCGCCCGAGCCGGCGTTGCAGATGGATCACGCGGTCGATGCGCTGCGCAGCGCCGGAGAAGGTTTCCTGCTCAATCTGGTCACCTCGGCCGGCCGCACCGTGGAAGCGATGGGCCGCGCCATCGGCGGCCAGGCCATCGTGCGCATCCGTGATCTCGGCGGCCTGCGGCGCGACCTCGCCGAGATGACGCTGCGGCACGACAGTCTGCTGGCGGAGACGGAAATGCTGCGGGCCTTCGCGACCGCGGCGCCCTGGCCGCTCTGGGCGAGAGGCAAGGACGGCAAGCTTTCCTTCGCCAACCAGGCCTATGCGCGCGCTACCGAGGCCGCCGACTCGGCCGACGCCATCCAGCGCAACCTCGAACTGCTCGACAGCGAGGACCGGACCGCGATGTCGCGGGCGCTGAACGACCATGCCACCTTTGCCGCGCGATTGCCGATCATCATCGGCGGCGAGCGGCGCATGTACGACGTTCACGCACTCCGGACCGGCGGCGGAAGCGCCGGCATCGCGCTCGACGCCAGCGAGGCGACGGCGCTGAGCGGGGCGCTGGCGCGGATGGCGGACGCGCATCGCCGGACCCTCGACCAACTGTCATCCGGCGTCGCCGTGTTCGACGGCCAGCGGCGGCTCGCTTTCTACAACGACTCCTACCGCCGGCTGTGGGACCTCGACCGGCCCTTCCTCGACGGACATCCCGACGATTCCAGCGTGCTCGATCGCCTGCGCGCGGGGCGCAAGTTGCCGGAGCAGCCCGACTTCCGCGCCTGGAAAGCCCGCCTGCACGAAGCCTATCGCGCCAACGAGGCCGTCAAGGACGTATGGTATCTGCCGGACGGACGCGCGCTCAGCATCGTCACCACGCCGAATCCGGAAGGCGGCGTCACCTATCTGTTCGACGATGTCACCGAAAGCCTGGATCTGGCCCGCCGATATGACCGGCTTATCAACGTGCAGCGCGAGACCCTCGACAGCCTGACCGAAGCGGTCGCGGTGTTCGGCAGCAACGGCCGCGCGCAGCTTTTCAATCCGGCCTTCGCGCGGATGTGGAAGCTTTCGCCCGAGGCGCTGGCGCAGCAGCCGCATATCGATACGGTCGAGGCGTGGTGCAAGCCGCTGTTCGACGACGACGACGCCTGGCGGACGATCCACAAGGCCGTCACCGGCATCGACAATCGCACCGCGGTGCCGCTCAAGCTCGAGCGCAAGGACGGCAGCATCCTGGACTGCATGACCATGCCGCTGCCCGACGGCGCCACCATGCTGACCTTCCACGACATCACCGATAGCGAGAACGTGGAGCGCGCGCTGCGCGAACGCAACGATGCGCTCGAGGCCGCCGACCAGATGAAGGTCGATTTCGTCCACCACGTCTCATACGAACTGCGCTCGCCCCTGACGACCATCATCGGCTTCGCGCACCTCATGAACGATCCCGGCACCGGACCGCTCACCGAGAAGCAGGCCGAATATGTCAACTACATCACCTCGTCGACCGACGCGCTGCTGGCGCTGACCAACAACATCCTCGACCTCGCCACCATCGATGCGGGCGCCATGACGCTCGAACTCGGGCCGGTCGACGTCCGCAAGACCATCGCGGCGGCGGCGGAAGGCATTCAGGACCGGCTGACCCGCGACCGCATCGTGCTGAATGTCGACGTCGATCCGGACATCGGCGACTTCATCGGCGACGAGCGCCGCATCATTCAGGTCCTCTATAATCTACTTGCCAACGCCGCGGGCTTCTCGCCACCGGACGCCGTGATCACGGTCAGCGCCCGGCGCACCGAACACAGCGTGAGGTTCGCCGTGATGGACGAAGGCCCCGGCATTCCGCCGGACGTCAGGGACAAGGCGTTCGACTGGTTCGAAAGTTACGCGAACGGATCGCGGCATCGCGGCGCGGGCCTTGGCCTCTCGCTGGTGCGCTCCTTCGTTGAACTCCACGGCGGACGCGTGCATTTCGATCCCGCCATCAAGAGCGGGACCAGGGTCGTTTGCGACTTTCCGCTCGACCGGGGCGCCCACCGGAACGCCGCCGAATGAGCGAGCCGTCGAGATTCGCGACCGCGCTCGTCAACGAGACCGCGACCGCGCATCTGATGGCCGACCTCGCACTGCTGATCGGTCCCGGCGACGTCATCACGCTGTCGGGCGATCTCGGCGCGGGCAAGACCGCGGCCGCCCGCGCCTTGATCCGGTATCTGGCCGGCGACGACACGATCGAGGTGCCGAGCCCGACCTTCACGCTGGCGCAGCATTACGATCTGCCGCCGCATCCCCTGCTTCACGCCGATCTCTATCGCATCAGCGGTCCCGGCGAACTGGACGAGATCGGCCTCGCGCCGCTGCCCGAGGACGCGGTGGTCCTGATCGAATGGCCGGAGCGCGCCGCCGGCGGCCTGCCCGCCGACCGGATCGACATCGCCATCAGCCATCGCCCGGCGCTCGGATCAGCGGCGCGCTCAGCCGAGATCACCGGCTACGGCAAGGCCGCATCGCAAGTCGCGCGGCTGGCGTCGCTGCGGCGGTTTCTTGACGATGCCGGTTATCTCGACGCAAGACGGCAGCGCATGGCGGGCGACGCCTCGACGCGCTCATATGCCCGGTTGATCCGCGACGACGCCAGCTTCATCCTCATGAACGCGCCGAAGCGGCCCGACGGACCCGCGATCCACGACGGCAAGTCCTACAGCGCGGCGGTGCACCTTGCCGAGGACATCAAGCCCTTCGTCGCCATCGCGCACGGCCTGCGCGGTCAGGGCTTTTCCGCGCCGGAGATCCATCATGCCGATCTGGAGTCGGGATTCCTGATCACCGAGGATTTCGGCAGCGCCGGCTTTGTCGAGGGCACGCCGCCGGCGCCGATCGTCGAGCGCTATCAGGCGGCGACCGACCTGCTCGCCGCGCTGCACGGCCGGACGCTGCCGGACACGCTTCCCTTGACGGCGGATACGGCCTACGCGATTCCCGCGTTCGACCTTGAGGCGATGCTGATCGAGGTCGGCCTGATGCTGGACTGGTATCTGATCGACCGCGGCATTGAACCAGACGAAGGCCTGCGCGCGGAATTCCTGGCGATATGGCGCGCGTTGCTGGCGAAGCCGGATGCCGCGTCCAGAACCTGGGTGTTGCGTGACTTCCACTCGCCCAACCTGATCTGGCTGGAACAGCGGCGCGATATCGGAAAGGTCGGCATCATCGACTTTCAGGACACCGTGCTCGGTCCCGACGCCTATGATCTGGTCTCGCTGTTGCAGGATGCGCGCGTGGACGTCCCCGAATCGATCGAACTTGCCTTGCTCGCCCGTTACGCGAAGGCGCGGCTGGAGTGTGAAGCGCATTTCGATCCCGCCGGTTTCGCCGAGACGTATGCCATCATCTCGGCGCAACGCAACACCCGGCTGCTCGGCACGTTCGCGCGGCTCAATCGGCGCGACGGCAAACCGCACTATCTGCGGCATCAACCCCGGATCTGGACCTATCTCACCCGCTCGCTCGCGCACCCGGCCTTGTCGGCGGCGAGAGCGTGGTACCGGAATCACGTCCCGCCTCCCGCGGGTTGAACCATTTTGTTTTACGCCTTTTTAGAAGTCGCGGGTGTAGCTTCACGACGCCGGTTCTATCCCTCGGATCGCGGCACAGTCCTCCTCCCAAGGCGGAGCACATCATGGGCACGGAACGGCGTAAAGGCGAGCGCGTCACCTTCGAGCGCGGCTACAGCGCGCACATGATGGGCATCGACGGCACCTGGCGCCGCAACTGCACCATGGAGGATGTGTCGGAAATCGGAGCCAAGCTGACCGTCGAAGGCTCCATCGAAGGACTGCACCTGAAGGAATTCTTCCTCCTGTTGTCATCCACGGGCCTCGCCTATCGCCGCTGCGAGCTGGCCTGGGTCAATGGCGACCAGATCGGCGTCAATTTCCTGAAACAGACCGACAAGAAAAAAAAGACCACCCGGCAGAACAGCGCCACGGCCGACGCCTGATCCACATCCGCCCGGTATCATCCGGCAGTCTCCCCATGTCATGGCCTCGTCATCATCTCGGGCGTGTATGGCCGGAGTCATCGATGCGATTCGCAACGGGTCGCGATCTTCGTTTCAAACCGCTATGGATTCGTCGCTTGTTTTTCGTTTCAGCATGATCTTTTCCGAGCACCGGTTTCCACTTTTCGGGATCATTCTCTATAGCGTTTTCGAGCGAAGTGGATACCGGTTCGCGTGAAGAAAACGTGTTAAATCAAGGTTATAGAGCCCCGCTTCTGATTCCATCAGAAGCGAAAAGGCTCTAGTTCGTTGGATCGACAATGTGCGTGAGCCAGTGTGGTGGTTCAGAAGTTCGCTTCATTGCCCCATCGAGTCCGTCAAGCAAACTTCTGAACCTAAACCACACTAAAATCATAAAGTTGCTGGTGTGCCTTTGATTCCGAAGTTTGCATCAAAGGTTGCGACAAGGGTACGCGAACTTCGGAATCGGGACTCCAGAACATGCCGACCACTCCCACCAAAGCCATGGTGCTCGCCGCGGGCCTCGGCCTGCGCATGCGGCCGCTGACCGAACGGATGCCCAAGCCCATGGTGCCCGTGGCCGGCAAGCCGCTGCTCGATCACGTGCTGGACAGGCTGGCGGACGCGGGCGTCAGCGAGGCTGTCGTCAACGTGCGCTATCTGCCCGACCAGATCATCGATCACGTCGCTCACCGCGACCGGCCGAAGATCATCATCTCCGACGAGCGCGACCAGGTGCTTGGCACCGGCGGTGCGGTGGTGAAGGCCCTGCCGCTGCTCGGCGACGCACCGTTCTTCCATCTCAATGCCGACACGATATGGATCGACGGCGCGCGTCCCAACCTGACGCGGCTGACCGAGGCCTTCGATCCCGCGAGCATGGACATTCTGCTGCTGATGGCGCCGACCGCGAGCAGCATCGGCTACAGCGGCAGCGGCGACTACGCCATGCTCCCCAACGGAGCGCTTCGCAGGCGACAAGAGAACCAGATCGTGCCGTTCGTCTATGCGGGAGCCGCCATCCTGTCGCCCGCGCTGTTCGACGGCGCGCCGGCAGGCGAGTTTCCGCTGACCGCGATATTCGACCGGGCGGGTGAACGGGACCGGCTGTTCGGCCTGCGGCTCGACGGCGTCTGGATGCATGTCGGAACACCCGATGCGGTCCAGGCCGCGGAGAAAGCCGTGCTCGCGAGCCTCGACGCCTGACGGCTGCCTTTCAAATCTTCACCGCTTCCGGAGGATTCTCCGGCGAAGTGGATTCCACTTCGCCCGAAGGTTAAATCCCGCCTATGTCATGATATGCCTGATCTCGAATCAGGATCCTCCATGCGCGTCCGCAACGTCCCCTCCTCAGTGCCGTTTCTGCGCGCGGTCATCACCGCGCTGGTCGACGGGGAGCTGATCGAGGGATTCCGTCCGCGCGCGCAGCCCGAACGGCTTGCCGAAGCCACGCTCTATCTGCCGACCCGCCGCGCCGGCCGCATGGCGCGCGATATTTTCCTCGACGTGCTGGATACCGACGCCGTGATCCTGCCGCGCATCGTCGCGCTCGGCGGAATCGACGAGGACGAACTGGCTTTCGCGCAGGCCGTCTCGTTGCCGCCGGAGACGCTCGAACTGCCGCCGGCGCTGGACGGGCTCGCGCGCCGCCTCGCGCTCGCCCAGCTTATCGACGCATGGGCGCGGCGGCTGAATCTCGGTGACGGCGAGCCAGCGCGGGCCCCGCTGGTGCTCGGCGGTCCGGCCTCGACGCTGACGCTTGCCGCCGATCTCGCGCGACTGATGGACGACATGGCCACGCGCGGCGTGGACTGGCGCGCGCTCGACGGGCTGGTGCCCGAGGCGCTCGACCGCTACTGGCAGATCACGCTCGATTTCCTGAAGATCGCGCGCGACTACTGGCCGGCTCACCTTCAGGAAACCGGCCGGATCGAACCCGCGGCGCGGCGCGACCGCCTGATCGAAGCCGAAGCCGCGCGTCTCGCCGCCCATCATGTGGGACCGGTGATCGCGGCGGGCTCCACCGGCTCGATGCCGTCGACCGCGAAACTGCTGCACGCCATCGCCACGCTGCCGCAAGGCGCGGTCGTGCTGCCAGGACTCGACACCGACCTCGATGAAGAGGCGTGGAGGTTGATCGGCGGCGTCAGGGATAAAGCGAGCGGCGCGTTCATCACGCCGCCCGCCGCCGGTCATCCGCAGTTCGCGCTGCACGGCCTGCTCGCGCGCTTCGGCATCAAACGATCGGAGGTGAAAGCGCTCGGCTTCCCCGCGCCATACGGGCGCGAAATGCTGGCGTCCGAGGCGATGCGGCCCGCGGAGGCGACCGCGCAATGGCATACCCGGCTCGCCGAACCCGAGGTCGCGGATAAGATCGCGGCCGGACTGCAAAATCTCGCCGTGATCGCGGCCGCCAATCCGGAAATGGAAGCGCTCGGCATCGCCGTCGCCATGCGCGAGGCGCGCGACCTGAACAAGACCGCGGCGCTGGTGACGTTCGACCGCGCGCTGGCGCGGCGGGTGATGGCGGCGCTCGGCCGCTGGAATCTCGCCTTCGACGATTCGGGCGGCGATCCGCTGATGGACACGCCTGCTGGAATCTTCGCACGGCTGGCCGCCGAGACCGCGTGCAACGGTCTGGAGCCCCCGACCCTGCTGGCCTTGCTGAAGCATCCGCTGTGCCGGTTGGGACGCGCGGCGGGCGGCTGGTCGCGTGCCATCATAGCGCTGGAGCTTGCGATCCTGCGAGGCCCCCGGCCGCCGCCGGGCGGCAAGGGCCTCGCGGACGAATTCGCGCGCTTTTGCGATGAGCGCGACCAGCTCGATCGCGGCGAGAGTTCCTCGTTGCATCGCAGCGAGCCCCGCGCGGCGCTGAAACCGGACCATCTCGACGATATCAGCGCCCTGATCGCGGCCCTGCGGGATGCGCTCGCGCCGCTCGAAGGCGACGGCGCATCGAGATCGGCGGACTTCACCCTCCTCGCCCTGCAGCATCGCCAGACTATCGAATCGTTATCCTGTGACGATGAAGGCGTCGCCGTCGCATTCGACGGCCGGCACGGCCGTGCCCTCGCTGATGCTTTCGACGATCTGGTTGATGCGGGTGAGCGCAGCGGCCTGACGGTCAGGATCGCGGACTATCCGGAAACCTTCGAGGCCGCGTTCGGCGATCGCGTGGTGCGCCGGCCGCAGGCGACATCGGCAAGCCTGCGCATCTACGGACCGCTCGAAGCGCGTCTGACCCAATGCGACCGCGTCATCCTCGGCGGGCTCACCGAAGGCGTCTGGCCGCCCGCGCCGCCGACCGATCCCTGGCTCAGCCGGCCGATGCGGCACGAACTGGGGCTCGATCTTCCGGAACGGCGCATCGGACTGTCCGCGCACGATTTCACGCAACTGTTCGGCGCCGAGGAGGTCATCCTCAGCCATGCCGCCAAGGCCGCAGGCGCGCCGGCGGTGGCGTCCCGTTTCCTGCATCGGCTCGAAGCCGTCGCGGGCGCGACACGCTGGACATCGGCGAAACAAGCCGGCGCGCGATATATTCAGTATGCCGAAGCGCTCGATCGGCCCAGCGAGGTTACACCGATCGCGCAGCCCGCGCCGAAGCCGCCGCGCACGGCGCGGCCGACGCGCCTGTCCGTGACCGCGATCGAGGACTGGCTGCGCGATCCCTACACCATCTACGCCAGATACATCTTGAAGCTGCTGCCGCTGGAGGCCGTCGACATGCCCTTGTCGGCGGCAGACCGCGGCTCGGCGATTCACGACGCGCTCGGCGACTTCACCAAACGTTATCCGGCAAGCCTGCCCGACGATCCGGAAGACGTGCTGCGCGCCATCGGCGAAAGCCGTTTCGCGCCGCTGATGCAGCGGCCGGAAGCGCGCGCGCTGTGGTGGCCGCGCTTCCAGCGCATCGCGGCATGGTTCGCGGAATGG
It includes:
- the dut gene encoding dUTP diphosphatase is translated as MSDPIKVDVRQLPHAEGLPLPSYQSTQAAGLDLIAAIGEQAPLVLAAGRRAMVPTGLVIALPDGYEAQVRPRSGLAARHGVTVLNSPGTVDADYRGEINVLLVNLGSEAFTIRRGERIAQMIVAPVTRVELVRAAALPATPRGSGGFGSTGR
- a CDS encoding PAS domain-containing sensor histidine kinase, which encodes MSGVIGVMRRTLLSCTSLVPGGIAGAGAVSLIDTSPAWAAEPALNERLIQAFMNLSRQDLTALAMALGVLSFSVVAAILLMRTRIRAAANEQRLRSELRELQSEADRFRALLFVEPQILISWGAGEERPQISGDIALLLPQDAKQPLRILAFGTWLPPEPALQMDHAVDALRSAGEGFLLNLVTSAGRTVEAMGRAIGGQAIVRIRDLGGLRRDLAEMTLRHDSLLAETEMLRAFATAAPWPLWARGKDGKLSFANQAYARATEAADSADAIQRNLELLDSEDRTAMSRALNDHATFAARLPIIIGGERRMYDVHALRTGGGSAGIALDASEATALSGALARMADAHRRTLDQLSSGVAVFDGQRRLAFYNDSYRRLWDLDRPFLDGHPDDSSVLDRLRAGRKLPEQPDFRAWKARLHEAYRANEAVKDVWYLPDGRALSIVTTPNPEGGVTYLFDDVTESLDLARRYDRLINVQRETLDSLTEAVAVFGSNGRAQLFNPAFARMWKLSPEALAQQPHIDTVEAWCKPLFDDDDAWRTIHKAVTGIDNRTAVPLKLERKDGSILDCMTMPLPDGATMLTFHDITDSENVERALRERNDALEAADQMKVDFVHHVSYELRSPLTTIIGFAHLMNDPGTGPLTEKQAEYVNYITSSTDALLALTNNILDLATIDAGAMTLELGPVDVRKTIAAAAEGIQDRLTRDRIVLNVDVDPDIGDFIGDERRIIQVLYNLLANAAGFSPPDAVITVSARRTEHSVRFAVMDEGPGIPPDVRDKAFDWFESYANGSRHRGAGLGLSLVRSFVELHGGRVHFDPAIKSGTRVVCDFPLDRGAHRNAAE
- a CDS encoding bifunctional tRNA (adenosine(37)-N6)-threonylcarbamoyltransferase complex ATPase subunit type 1 TsaE/phosphotransferase, which translates into the protein MSEPSRFATALVNETATAHLMADLALLIGPGDVITLSGDLGAGKTAAARALIRYLAGDDTIEVPSPTFTLAQHYDLPPHPLLHADLYRISGPGELDEIGLAPLPEDAVVLIEWPERAAGGLPADRIDIAISHRPALGSAARSAEITGYGKAASQVARLASLRRFLDDAGYLDARRQRMAGDASTRSYARLIRDDASFILMNAPKRPDGPAIHDGKSYSAAVHLAEDIKPFVAIAHGLRGQGFSAPEIHHADLESGFLITEDFGSAGFVEGTPPAPIVERYQAATDLLAALHGRTLPDTLPLTADTAYAIPAFDLEAMLIEVGLMLDWYLIDRGIEPDEGLRAEFLAIWRALLAKPDAASRTWVLRDFHSPNLIWLEQRRDIGKVGIIDFQDTVLGPDAYDLVSLLQDARVDVPESIELALLARYAKARLECEAHFDPAGFAETYAIISAQRNTRLLGTFARLNRRDGKPHYLRHQPRIWTYLTRSLAHPALSAARAWYRNHVPPPAG
- a CDS encoding PilZ domain-containing protein; this encodes MGTERRKGERVTFERGYSAHMMGIDGTWRRNCTMEDVSEIGAKLTVEGSIEGLHLKEFFLLLSSTGLAYRRCELAWVNGDQIGVNFLKQTDKKKKTTRQNSATADA
- a CDS encoding nucleotidyltransferase family protein — encoded protein: MPTTPTKAMVLAAGLGLRMRPLTERMPKPMVPVAGKPLLDHVLDRLADAGVSEAVVNVRYLPDQIIDHVAHRDRPKIIISDERDQVLGTGGAVVKALPLLGDAPFFHLNADTIWIDGARPNLTRLTEAFDPASMDILLLMAPTASSIGYSGSGDYAMLPNGALRRRQENQIVPFVYAGAAILSPALFDGAPAGEFPLTAIFDRAGERDRLFGLRLDGVWMHVGTPDAVQAAEKAVLASLDA
- the addB gene encoding double-strand break repair protein AddB translates to MRVRNVPSSVPFLRAVITALVDGELIEGFRPRAQPERLAEATLYLPTRRAGRMARDIFLDVLDTDAVILPRIVALGGIDEDELAFAQAVSLPPETLELPPALDGLARRLALAQLIDAWARRLNLGDGEPARAPLVLGGPASTLTLAADLARLMDDMATRGVDWRALDGLVPEALDRYWQITLDFLKIARDYWPAHLQETGRIEPAARRDRLIEAEAARLAAHHVGPVIAAGSTGSMPSTAKLLHAIATLPQGAVVLPGLDTDLDEEAWRLIGGVRDKASGAFITPPAAGHPQFALHGLLARFGIKRSEVKALGFPAPYGREMLASEAMRPAEATAQWHTRLAEPEVADKIAAGLQNLAVIAAANPEMEALGIAVAMREARDLNKTAALVTFDRALARRVMAALGRWNLAFDDSGGDPLMDTPAGIFARLAAETACNGLEPPTLLALLKHPLCRLGRAAGGWSRAIIALELAILRGPRPPPGGKGLADEFARFCDERDQLDRGESSSLHRSEPRAALKPDHLDDISALIAALRDALAPLEGDGASRSADFTLLALQHRQTIESLSCDDEGVAVAFDGRHGRALADAFDDLVDAGERSGLTVRIADYPETFEAAFGDRVVRRPQATSASLRIYGPLEARLTQCDRVILGGLTEGVWPPAPPTDPWLSRPMRHELGLDLPERRIGLSAHDFTQLFGAEEVILSHAAKAAGAPAVASRFLHRLEAVAGATRWTSAKQAGARYIQYAEALDRPSEVTPIAQPAPKPPRTARPTRLSVTAIEDWLRDPYTIYARYILKLLPLEAVDMPLSAADRGSAIHDALGDFTKRYPASLPDDPEDVLRAIGESRFAPLMQRPEARALWWPRFQRIAAWFAEWEPTRRAHLVRIDAEVSGKIEIPIDGDRRFTLSARADRIEHLGGGRFAVLDYKTGSPPSSKQVRLGLSPQLTLESAILRNGGFAGIPPGASVSELVYVRLSGNNPAGEPRPVDLDNGKTATRSPDQAADVALEELTALIRAFDDEQQGYASLDLPMWKARYGVYDDLARIKEWSAAGGPGSEEW